Proteins from a single region of Hydrogenobacter sp.:
- a CDS encoding phosphoadenylyl-sulfate reductase: MLYPALAGGAPSFDELELHELAIDFEDKTPQELIAWALENFHPRLYIAWSGQVEDMVLLDMAWRINPEVRVFMVDTGRLHEETYRLAQEVEERYCISIEVYFPKAEDVEKLVGEHGINCFYKSVELRHLCCHVRKVRPLIRALSCVDAWITGLRREQWASRHNIMKIEMDHDHGQIVKINPLADWTERDVWEYIKRNYVPYNRLYEKGYRSIGCEPCTKAVAPFEDPRAGRWWWEKDAPKECGMHCSIETGGFEKIADKLLREARDGDKGS, encoded by the coding sequence ATGCTCTATCCAGCTCTGGCGGGTGGTGCCCCTTCCTTTGATGAGCTTGAGCTTCACGAGCTTGCCATAGACTTTGAGGACAAGACACCTCAGGAACTTATAGCCTGGGCTTTGGAAAACTTCCATCCAAGGCTTTATATAGCTTGGAGCGGTCAGGTTGAGGATATGGTGCTTTTAGATATGGCTTGGAGGATAAACCCGGAGGTGAGGGTCTTTATGGTGGATACGGGCAGGCTCCACGAAGAGACTTACAGGCTTGCCCAAGAGGTGGAGGAGAGGTACTGCATAAGTATAGAGGTTTATTTCCCTAAGGCGGAAGATGTGGAGAAGCTCGTGGGTGAGCATGGTATTAACTGCTTTTATAAATCCGTTGAGTTGAGGCACCTCTGCTGTCATGTGAGGAAGGTAAGACCTCTAATCAGAGCTTTGTCCTGCGTAGATGCTTGGATAACGGGTCTCAGGCGCGAGCAGTGGGCAAGCAGGCACAACATAATGAAGATTGAGATGGACCATGACCACGGGCAGATAGTGAAGATAAACCCCCTTGCTGACTGGACAGAAAGGGATGTTTGGGAATACATAAAGAGAAACTATGTTCCTTACAACAGACTTTACGAGAAGGGTTATAGAAGCATAGGTTGTGAGCCTTGTACGAAGGCTGTTGCACCCTTTGAAGACCCAAGGGCTGGAAGGTGGTGGTGGGAAAAGGACGCACCAAAGGAGTGTGGAATGCACTGCAGTATAGAAACGGGAGGCTTTGAAAAGATTGCGGACAAACTCTTAAGGGAGGCAAGAGATGGCGATAAGGGTTCTTGA